One part of the Quercus lobata isolate SW786 chromosome 7, ValleyOak3.0 Primary Assembly, whole genome shotgun sequence genome encodes these proteins:
- the LOC115954133 gene encoding rhodanese-like domain-containing protein 9, chloroplastic — protein sequence MAGIYSSSTLSSVSNFRTSWLVETHSRRTIPGKPLHRRNVNIKAEVSYVNADEAKKLIAVEGYAILDVRDNSQYNRAHIKSCYHVPLFVENQDNDFGTIIKRTVHNNFSGLFFGLPFTKLNPDFVQSVKSQFSPESKLLLVCQEGLRSSAAANQLDQAGFQSIACITSGLQKVKPGTFDSVGTTELQDAGKAGLITVQGKISAVLGTALVCAYLFITFFPEQAEKLLQFAPTS from the exons CAACTTTCGGACATCTTGGTTGGTAGAAACTCATAGCAGAAGGACCATACCAGGGAAACCACTTCATCGGAGAAATGTGAACATTAAAGCAGAAGTGAGTTATGTGAATGCTGATGAAGCAAAGAAACTTATAGCAGTGGAGGGATACGCAATTCTGGATGTGCGGGACAATTCTCAATATAACCGAGCTCATATAAAATCATGTTATCATGTGCCTCTTTTTGTTGAAAACCAGGACAATGATTTTG GTACAATCATAAAGAGGACTGTGCACAACAATTTTTCGGGTTTGTTCTTTGGGCTGCCATTCACTAAACTAAATCCTGATTTCGTGCAATCTGTTAAGAGCCAATTTTCACCAGAAAGTAAACTCTTGCTTGTATGCCAGGAGGGATTGAG GTCTTCTGCTGCAGCTAATCAGTTAGATCAAGCTGGTTTCCAAAGCATAGCATGCATAACATCGGGCCTTCAAAAAGTAAAACCAG GAACATTTGATTCTGTCGGAACCACTGAGTTGCAGGATGCAGGCAAAGCTGGGTTGATCACAGTTCAAGGAAAGATCTCAGCTGTACTTGGAACAGCACTTGTCT GTGCATATCTGTTCATTACCTTCTTCCCAGAGCAAGCAGAGAAGCTGCTCCAATTTGCACCAACAAGCTAG